From the Oceanotoga teriensis genome, the window AGAAATATTGGATATTTTAAATAAAAAATATAAATATGCATCTGTTCTTGGAAATGATATTAAAGGTAAGAATTTTACTTTCAGTAAAACGGGTTTTGATATAAGTGATTCAAATTGGAATGAAAGAGGATTTGTTTTTCGTGTATATAATGGGAGTTTTTATACAGAAGTTTCAATCAATAATTTAGATAAACATGTTTATGAAATAATAGGTATTATAGATAGAGAATTGGTATATGCACGAGAGTTTTCAAAAGGATTTCAAGTTAATAATTATCCACTTATTAATGAAGAGTATTTGAAAAAAGACTTTTTTGATGAAGTTTCTTCAAGTTTTTTAAAAAAAGAGGAAGAAATTTTAAAAAGATTTAAGTCTATTTATGAAAAGTCTTTTAATAAATCTAAAAATTTAATAGATATGACTATAAATGTTGAATGGGTAAGAAACTCTAAGCTTTTTTTATCTGATAAGAAATTTTTAAAACAATCTTATATTTGGAGCCAAGGTTATCAAATACCTGTTATGAAAAAAGGTGAAGATATAAAAGTAGCTTATTATGGATATTCTGGTCAAAAAGGTTTAGAAATTGTTTCTGAAATGGAAAATGATTTAGATTATTGTTTAAATCATACAGAAAGTATTCTAAATTCTAAAAAAATAGAACCTGGAATTTATGAAGTCATATGTTCTCCTGAGATATCAGGTTTGATAGCTCATGAAGCTTTTGGTCATGGTGTTGAAATGGATATGTTTGTAAAAAAGAGAGCAAAAGCTTCGGAATATATTAATAAATATGTGGCTTCAAATATTGTGAATATGTATGATGGTGTTAAATCTGTAAAGCAAGTGTCTTCTTATTTGTTTGATGATGAAGGTGTTTTGGGAAATGATACAAAAATAATAGATAATGGAGTTTTGAAAAATGGGATTTCTGATCAATTAACTGCTTTGAAACTTAATACTTTATCAACCGGAAATGGAAAAAGAGAAAGTTATAAAAGAAAAGCTTATTCAAGGATGACTAATACATTTTTTTCATCTGGCAAAGATACACTTGAAAATATGATCAAAAGTATAAAAAAAGGTTATTTATTATTAGATGAAATTAGTGGAATGGAAGATCCAAAAAATTGGGGAATACAATGTATGTTACTTTCGGCACAAGAAATAAAAGATGGTGAATTAACTGATAATTTTTATTCTCCAGTTATTATAAGTGGATATGTCCCAGAACTTTTAAAAAATATAACTATGATTTCAAAAGATTTTGATATGTTTGGAACTGGATATTGTGGTAAAGGTTATAAAGAAAGAGTTAAAGTTTCGTCTGGTGGACCTTATATAAAAACGAAGGTGAGATTAGGATGATAGAAAAACTAAAAAATATTTTAGCTAAAAAGAATGTGGAAAATTGGAAGTTAAATGTTTATAAAGAAGATTCGAGAGAATTTTTTTTCTTAGAGAAAAATATGGATATGAACAGAAGAGTTGTTTTTGAAGAATATACTTTGACTATATATAAGTATTTGGAAGGTAAAAAATTATCTTTTGTTTCTTTTAATATAGAGCCTACAATGAATGAAAAAGAAATAGAGGAACTTTTGAACAATGAGATAAATAATTTGAAGTATGTTGAAAATGATTATTTTCCTTTGATTGAAAATAATAAAGGGAATTTTAATAATGGAAAAATAGTTGATTTTAATGATATTTTAAAAAAAATTTATGATGAAATTTATATTGATTATGAAGATATAAATTTCTTTATTAATTCATCTGAAATATTTATAAAAAATGTAGAAGAAAGAGTTATTAATTCTAAAGGGGTTGAATTGAGTTCTTTAAACTCAATAATACAAATAGATTATGTTATTACATATAAAGGTGATGAAGAAGTAGAAATAAATGATTTCATAGAATTTTCTGATTATAAAGAGGGATTTATAAGTAATAGAATTAAAGATAAAATTTTAAATGCTAAATCAAGATCTCATTGTAAAAATATAGTATCTATAAATAATGTTCCAGTGATTATAAATGAAAATGATGTAAAGGAATTTTTTGAATATTATATTCAAAAATGTTCAGCAGATTATATATATAAAGATTATTCTAATTATAAAATAAATGATTTTGTACAAAAAACAAGTGAAAAAGGTGATTTGATTAATTTAAATTTAATTTCTGATATGAAAAATTCAACTTTTTCAAATAATTTTGATGAAGATGGAGTTCTCTTTGAAGATAAAAACATTATAAATGAGGGAAAATTGATAAATATATGGGGAGATAGTAGATATTCTTATTATTTAGGAATAGAACCAACTGGATTTGCATATAATTTTGAAGTTAAAGGTGGAAAATATAATAATATAGATCTTAGAAAGTCTAATTATATTGAAATAATGGAATTTTCAGATTTTCAAGTAGATTATATCACTGGTGATTTTGGTGGAGAAATAAGACTTGCAAGGTATTTTGATGGTTCTTCAATATTAGCATTTTCTGGAGGATCGATATCTGGAAATGTGAAAGAAAACGAAAGTACTTTTAATTTTTCTAAAGAAGTTAATCAACTTAATAATTTTATAGGTCCTAAATCATTAAAATTATTTAATGTTAATATAAGTTTTTAAACAGGCGGATTGTTTTGTACAATACGCCTTATTTTTTAAATATATAACATTTAAGTTCAAAAGAGTTAATTTTGTAACATAAAGTCATTAAAAATATTATAAAATTAAAATAATAACTTTTTATGCCGGAGGTTTTAAAATGAAATGGAGATATACTTTGGTAATTTTAATTTTTATTCTTTTTTTAATATCTTCTTTTAATAATTATTTAAATACTAAAGATATTGTTATTTCTGAATTTAATACTCAAAAAAGAATAGTTGAAACAAATTTAAAGGATATTATAAAATATGCTAATATATCAGCAAAAGTTACAGAAAAAACATTAAATGAATCGATGAAAAAAAATTCTAATTATTTGGTGGATTTATATAGAGATAATCCTAATATTTTGGATTGGAATAATGAAGAAATAAAAGATTATATTGGAGACTTTGATTTTTATATCATCGATGAAAATCTTGAAATTATTAATTCCTCAGTTGAAAAAGATATAGGTCTTAATTTTTCTAAATATAAAGCTTTTTCGAACCTTCTTAGAGAAAGAATGGAGTCTGGAATTTTTGTAACTGATAGACTTGATTTATCCATAAAAGATAAAATATTGAGAAAATACAGTTATTTGGGTACTTATGATAAAAAGTATTTGATTGAATTGAGCATAAATATTTTTGAAAAGTATCCGGAATTTAAAGATATGGATATTTTTTCAACTATTGAGAAACTTAAAGATGATTATAATGTTGTTAAAAATATAAATATATATAGAATAAATGAAGATGGAACAGATGCAGGGATTTTACAAACTACAAATAAAGATATTGAAAATTATAATACTAATATAAATATTGATATTTTATCAAGTATATTTGAGGTTGTAAAAACTAAAAAAGAAGTCATACATAGTATTGAAGAAGATAAAAAAGTTCTACGTGAACATAAGTTTATACCAATATTTAATTATAATGAAACAGAGTTTGATTGGTGGAATTCTTATATTATAGAGTTGGTCTATGATGAAATGAAGCTTAATTTTAAAATAAATGATTTAAAAAAGAGATATGTATTAGATATACTTGTAATATCTGTATTATTCATGTTTTTTTCTTATATGATATATAGACTTATGGAAAAACTCGAATCTTTGGCATATACTGATCATTTAACAGAACTTCCTAATAGAAAAATGTTTGAAAAAAAATTTGAATATTATAAAAAGGAAATCAAAAGAAATAGAGAAAATATGGCAATTTTATTTCTTGATCTAAATAATTTTAAAGATATAAATGATAATTATGGACATGAAATTGGTGATAAAATATTAAAACTTGTTGGACAGAGATTGATGCATGGTTTTAAAGAGGAAGATTTTGTTGCAAGACTTGGTGGAGATGAGTTTATTGTTATATTAAAAAATTTTGATGAAAGTAATAAAGATATTATGAGAGAAAAAATAAAAAATATGTTTAAGAATCCTATAAAGCTAAAAGATAAATTCTTTGATATATCTACAAGTGTTGGTATAGCTTATTATCCAGAAGATGGCCAAACAATAAAAGAATTATTAAAAAAATCAGATTTTGATATGTATAAAGATAAGAATACAAATAAAGATAAACAATAGTATGGAGGAATTAAATGCAGTTATTAAAAGAAAGAATAATTAAAGATGGATTTGTAGGTGAAGGAAATATTTTGAAGGTAGATTCTTTTTTAAATCATCAAATTGATGTGGAACTTTTGAGTGAAATAGGAAAAGAATTTTTTAAATTATTTAAAAAACAAAAAATCGATAAAATTTTGACAATAGAGGCATCTGGTATAGCCATAGGTTCTTTTGTTGCAAAAGAATTTGGAGTTCCTTTAGTCTTTGCAAAAAAAACTGAATCAAGAAATTTAGATAAAGAAACTTTCGAATCTAAAGTATTTTCTTATACAAAATCAAAAGAATATATTATAAGAGTTTCTAAAAAATATTTAAAAGAAGATGAAAATGTATTAATTATAGATGATTTTCTCGCTATGGGAAAAGCAGCTTTAGGGTTAATAGATATTGTAAAACAATCAAATTCAAATTTATCTGGGGTTGGAATAGTTATAGAAAAAGGATTTCAACCTGGTGGTAAAAAGCTTAGAGAATTAGGTATAAATTTAAAGTCTTTAGCTGTAATAGATAGCTTGGATGGAGAAGTTAAGTTTAGATGAGGGATATAATTTCTTTAAGTGTCTTTATTATGTATTTTTTTTTCATACATAAAATTTCAAATTATTTATTGAATAAATTTAAAATGACGGTTTTTAAAGTTAAAACCGTCATTTTTCCATTGGAGATGATAATATTATTTTTTATAATATTTTTAAGTCCACTATCATTTCAAGAAGCGGGTTTTGTTGCAGGTAATATTGATTATGGAATTAAATTTATTGTTTATTTAGGAATACCTTTAATTGTTATATCCTCTTCATCTGCAATTTTTTTAAAAAAAGAAGATTTTTATCATATTAGGTATTTTAATTTTGAGGATAAATGGATGTTTATTTATTTATTTTTTATAGTTGGAATAGTTGAAGAAACTATATTTAGAGGCTTTTTACAAAGTTATATTTCATTGTACATTAAAGGAAATTTTTTTATTTTAGAATATTCTACTATTTTAGCATCTTTTATTTTTATGTTTTTTCATTTATTTAATGTTTTTTTTAAACAAGAATCAATTAAAGCTTTCCTCAGTATGATGCCTTCAAGATTGATAGCTTCTTTAATTCTTGGGTATGGGTTTCAAATTTCTGAAAGTATTTTATACACTATTATTGTTCATAATTTGATAGATGGCATTAATATAATGGCTGTTTATTTAAAGAAGAAAAAATTATTTAAATGAATTTATTTAAATATATTTTGAATATAGTTCCTTTGGGACTATTATCAAATACTTTTATCTTTCCATTTAATATTTTTATATAGTTATTTACTATAGATAAACCTAATCCAGTTCCTTTATTTATTCTTGTATCAGTTTGATCCACTTGATAGAATTTATCAAAAATAAGTGATTTGTATTTATCAGGAATACCAATACCAGTATCTATAATTTCTATTGTATATGAATCTTCATTTTTAGAAGTCAAGATTTTTATAGATCCTTCAGGAGTAAATTTTATTGCATTATCTATTATATTGTTCAGTATTATTATGAGTTTAGGTTTATCTATTCTTATTTTAATATTTTCTGTATTTTTTAAATCTAATTTTAAAGAAATATTTTTTTCATATGTTTTTGAATCGAATTTTTCAAAACTTTCTTCTATTATTTTATTGAGTTCATGAAATTCTAAATTTAATTTTGTATATTCACCTTCGATTTTGGAAGTTAATAAAATATTAGATACTTGTTCTAATAGATATTCTGATGAATTATAAGCTATATCAATAAATTTTTTTTGTTTTTCATCGAGTTCTGTTTCTTTAACTATATCTAAAGCTCCTATAATACCAGTTAAAGGAGTTTTTATTTCATGACTTACCACAGAAAGAAAACCCATTTTTGCTTTTAGTGTTTCTTCTGAAAGCTTTTTTGTTTTGGCAATATTCTCATATATTTCCATTTCTTTATTTATATTTATTGCCACCATATAAATTTTATTTTGATCTAAATCATTGAACCAGTTCCACGCCAACCAAATTTCATAATTATCTTTTGAAATTAATCTATTTCTAAAACTAAAGTTTCTACTTATTCTATTTTTATCTATACTAAAAAAAATTTTTTTGCTTATTTCAAAATCTTTTTCTGAAACAAAATCTAAGAGATTCTGCCCAATCATTTCTTTCCTATCATATCCAAGATGTAGTTTACAAGATTTTGATACTTCTAAGATTTTTCCAGTATTTTCAACAGTTATATTAAAATCATTAGAAATACTGTACAATATATGTTTGAGTTTTTCATCCATATATTCATAATGTTTTATTTTTTCATTTTTGGATTTCTCTAAAAGAATTTCTAAGGATGTTTTAAATAAATTTAAAAGTTCAATATCATAATCATTAAAGACTTTTTTAGATTCTTCTGATATACAAAAGGCTATACCACCAATATTTTTATTATTTACTATTATATTTATATAAACTGTTTTATTATTATTTTCAGCCATATTTTTAATTACTTCAATTTTTTTACTTTGAGGACCTATATTATCAAGAATTTTATATTTCCCTTCAATGATTTCAAAAACTAAACCATAATCAGATTTTTCAAATTCTTCAGATAATATTTTAAAAGATTTTTTTAATAAAGAAGATTTATCGGTTATATAATTAAATTTTTTTAATTCATTTAATATGAAGTTTATTTTTTCTACTAAGTTTTTTTTCATTAAATCACCTATCTTAAACTCAAACTCAATACAGCCTCGGAACCTTCAGTAGAAAAGTATATTCTTTTAGTTTCAAAATTATTCAGTATAGCTTTTATATTTTTTCCCGTTGCTGAAATTGGAGGCGTAAGTTCTGAATCATTCAAATTTGAAAGAATTAAGAAATTTCCTGAAACCATATTTAAAAATTCACTTATAGCAGACATTGTCATATAATCGGATCTCATACTCTCATCTGGAATCATAGATTCTGAAAAATAATCTAAAGTTTTTTCATCGAGTTCTAAAGTTATTATACCATTAGTTTTTCCAGCTATTCCAACTATTATAAAATTATCACTTTCTATTGTATGATAACTTGATTTAGAAAAAACAGGGTTTGATATATTTAACCCTATTAAATCAGTATTTTTTTCCAAAGATTTATATAAATTTTTTATATAGTCCATTAAAATTCCTCCTTAATGGATATATTTAGTACTATCGATCCATTGTCAGTTTTGAATATAGATCTATAATTACTTTGATTGAAATTAAATATTTTCATAGTTTCACCATACATTACTCCAGGTGGAGAAAGTCTTAAATCATATCCTTTATTTTTATTATTAATTATAGTTATTGCATTTCCAGCGATCATATTACCAAATTCTGAAATCATGAATAATACTTCATCATCTACATTAGATATATTTTCTTCATTAATTATTTCATACATTTTGAAAACTACTTTTTTATCAAAAGATATAGTCATATTACCAGAAAATTTCCCAGCAAAACCTACATTTACAGTAACTTTTTCAGATGAATCATAATCATGATCATCATTATTTTTTAATCCAAGTAATTCAGGAAATTTTTCCATATATTCATTATAAGTATTTGCAAGACCATTTATGAAATGTATTAAAAAGCTTTTCTCAATGTTTTCCATATTATCCCTCTTCCATTATTTTTTTTATTTTTTCTGTGATAATGGGTTTCAAAATATAACCATTACATCCAATTTCTAAAACTTCTTTTTTTATTGTTTCATCATCAATAGCTGACATTA encodes:
- a CDS encoding TldD/PmbA family protein: MRVLFSNYLDDQIEKLKEILDILNKKYKYASVLGNDIKGKNFTFSKTGFDISDSNWNERGFVFRVYNGSFYTEVSINNLDKHVYEIIGIIDRELVYAREFSKGFQVNNYPLINEEYLKKDFFDEVSSSFLKKEEEILKRFKSIYEKSFNKSKNLIDMTINVEWVRNSKLFLSDKKFLKQSYIWSQGYQIPVMKKGEDIKVAYYGYSGQKGLEIVSEMENDLDYCLNHTESILNSKKIEPGIYEVICSPEISGLIAHEAFGHGVEMDMFVKKRAKASEYINKYVASNIVNMYDGVKSVKQVSSYLFDDEGVLGNDTKIIDNGVLKNGISDQLTALKLNTLSTGNGKRESYKRKAYSRMTNTFFSSGKDTLENMIKSIKKGYLLLDEISGMEDPKNWGIQCMLLSAQEIKDGELTDNFYSPVIISGYVPELLKNITMISKDFDMFGTGYCGKGYKERVKVSSGGPYIKTKVRLG
- a CDS encoding metallopeptidase TldD-related protein — protein: MIEKLKNILAKKNVENWKLNVYKEDSREFFFLEKNMDMNRRVVFEEYTLTIYKYLEGKKLSFVSFNIEPTMNEKEIEELLNNEINNLKYVENDYFPLIENNKGNFNNGKIVDFNDILKKIYDEIYIDYEDINFFINSSEIFIKNVEERVINSKGVELSSLNSIIQIDYVITYKGDEEVEINDFIEFSDYKEGFISNRIKDKILNAKSRSHCKNIVSINNVPVIINENDVKEFFEYYIQKCSADYIYKDYSNYKINDFVQKTSEKGDLINLNLISDMKNSTFSNNFDEDGVLFEDKNIINEGKLINIWGDSRYSYYLGIEPTGFAYNFEVKGGKYNNIDLRKSNYIEIMEFSDFQVDYITGDFGGEIRLARYFDGSSILAFSGGSISGNVKENESTFNFSKEVNQLNNFIGPKSLKLFNVNISF
- a CDS encoding GGDEF domain-containing protein, with amino-acid sequence MKWRYTLVILIFILFLISSFNNYLNTKDIVISEFNTQKRIVETNLKDIIKYANISAKVTEKTLNESMKKNSNYLVDLYRDNPNILDWNNEEIKDYIGDFDFYIIDENLEIINSSVEKDIGLNFSKYKAFSNLLRERMESGIFVTDRLDLSIKDKILRKYSYLGTYDKKYLIELSINIFEKYPEFKDMDIFSTIEKLKDDYNVVKNINIYRINEDGTDAGILQTTNKDIENYNTNINIDILSSIFEVVKTKKEVIHSIEEDKKVLREHKFIPIFNYNETEFDWWNSYIIELVYDEMKLNFKINDLKKRYVLDILVISVLFMFFSYMIYRLMEKLESLAYTDHLTELPNRKMFEKKFEYYKKEIKRNRENMAILFLDLNNFKDINDNYGHEIGDKILKLVGQRLMHGFKEEDFVARLGGDEFIVILKNFDESNKDIMREKIKNMFKNPIKLKDKFFDISTSVGIAYYPEDGQTIKELLKKSDFDMYKDKNTNKDKQ
- a CDS encoding xanthine phosphoribosyltransferase, yielding MQLLKERIIKDGFVGEGNILKVDSFLNHQIDVELLSEIGKEFFKLFKKQKIDKILTIEASGIAIGSFVAKEFGVPLVFAKKTESRNLDKETFESKVFSYTKSKEYIIRVSKKYLKEDENVLIIDDFLAMGKAALGLIDIVKQSNSNLSGVGIVIEKGFQPGGKKLRELGINLKSLAVIDSLDGEVKFR
- a CDS encoding CPBP family intramembrane glutamic endopeptidase, giving the protein MRDIISLSVFIMYFFFIHKISNYLLNKFKMTVFKVKTVIFPLEMIILFFIIFLSPLSFQEAGFVAGNIDYGIKFIVYLGIPLIVISSSSAIFLKKEDFYHIRYFNFEDKWMFIYLFFIVGIVEETIFRGFLQSYISLYIKGNFFILEYSTILASFIFMFFHLFNVFFKQESIKAFLSMMPSRLIASLILGYGFQISESILYTIIVHNLIDGINIMAVYLKKKKLFK
- a CDS encoding sensor histidine kinase, encoding MKKNLVEKINFILNELKKFNYITDKSSLLKKSFKILSEEFEKSDYGLVFEIIEGKYKILDNIGPQSKKIEVIKNMAENNNKTVYINIIVNNKNIGGIAFCISEESKKVFNDYDIELLNLFKTSLEILLEKSKNEKIKHYEYMDEKLKHILYSISNDFNITVENTGKILEVSKSCKLHLGYDRKEMIGQNLLDFVSEKDFEISKKIFFSIDKNRISRNFSFRNRLISKDNYEIWLAWNWFNDLDQNKIYMVAININKEMEIYENIAKTKKLSEETLKAKMGFLSVVSHEIKTPLTGIIGALDIVKETELDEKQKKFIDIAYNSSEYLLEQVSNILLTSKIEGEYTKLNLEFHELNKIIEESFEKFDSKTYEKNISLKLDLKNTENIKIRIDKPKLIIILNNIIDNAIKFTPEGSIKILTSKNEDSYTIEIIDTGIGIPDKYKSLIFDKFYQVDQTDTRINKGTGLGLSIVNNYIKILNGKIKVFDNSPKGTIFKIYLNKFI
- a CDS encoding chemotaxis protein CheX, coding for MDYIKNLYKSLEKNTDLIGLNISNPVFSKSSYHTIESDNFIIVGIAGKTNGIITLELDEKTLDYFSESMIPDESMRSDYMTMSAISEFLNMVSGNFLILSNLNDSELTPPISATGKNIKAILNNFETKRIYFSTEGSEAVLSLSLR
- a CDS encoding chemotaxis protein CheX; this encodes MENIEKSFLIHFINGLANTYNEYMEKFPELLGLKNNDDHDYDSSEKVTVNVGFAGKFSGNMTISFDKKVVFKMYEIINEENISNVDDEVLFMISEFGNMIAGNAITIINNKNKGYDLRLSPPGVMYGETMKIFNFNQSNYRSIFKTDNGSIVLNISIKEEF